Proteins from a single region of Haloarchaeobius litoreus:
- a CDS encoding PAS domain-containing protein: MEPNYKTVFNRTTLYRGILAPDGTVRAANDTILAFTGSSREQVIGTELWKVPGVRFSERTQQQVRADVRKAAKGEIVRHELTVQGAERTALVDFSLQPMTDKHGDVTHLIAEGYDITALKQQDAVTSQTRHGQTHTNLLVTYSRDADEPMSEAILNAFLALDIDIYEMDRTLQDWVDTDLLDGFDWHSARPLTIRTRLWGYSVELTVDAVRIYTDIRS; the protein is encoded by the coding sequence ATGGAACCGAACTACAAGACAGTTTTCAACCGCACTACACTGTATCGTGGGATTCTGGCCCCTGATGGGACGGTTCGTGCAGCAAATGACACAATACTAGCATTCACTGGGAGTAGTAGGGAACAGGTCATCGGAACAGAACTATGGAAGGTCCCCGGTGTTCGCTTCTCTGAAAGGACCCAGCAGCAGGTCCGTGCCGATGTCCGTAAGGCCGCTAAGGGCGAGATCGTCAGACACGAACTGACTGTACAGGGTGCAGAGAGAACTGCACTCGTTGACTTTTCGCTCCAGCCAATGACTGACAAGCACGGTGACGTGACACATCTCATTGCTGAGGGCTACGACATAACCGCCTTGAAACAGCAGGATGCGGTCACATCGCAGACGCGTCACGGACAGACGCACACCAATCTGTTGGTCACGTACTCCCGTGATGCTGATGAACCGATGAGTGAGGCGATACTGAATGCTTTTCTCGCCCTCGATATTGACATCTACGAGATGGACCGCACCCTCCAGGATTGGGTCGATACCGACCTACTCGATGGATTTGATTGGCACTCTGCTCGTCCGCTTACGATTAGAACTCGTCTCTGGGGGTACTCCGTGGAACTGACGGTCGACGCTGTGCGGATATACACAGACATTCGCTCGTAG
- a CDS encoding DUF3006 domain-containing protein, which produces MSEEYTAVLDRFEDSTAVLLLEQDGEQVDELLLKRCLLPEQGRHQDAVFEVMVSDVEVSIRNRAEKSEGRKERSQSRFDQLSKESPSGDADEL; this is translated from the coding sequence ATGTCCGAGGAATACACCGCCGTCCTAGACCGGTTCGAGGACTCGACCGCTGTCCTGCTGCTCGAACAGGACGGCGAGCAGGTCGACGAACTGCTGCTCAAGCGTTGCCTGCTGCCCGAGCAGGGCCGTCATCAGGACGCCGTGTTCGAGGTCATGGTCTCGGATGTCGAGGTCTCTATCCGCAATCGCGCAGAGAAGTCCGAGGGGCGTAAGGAGCGTTCTCAATCCCGCTTCGACCAGTTGTCGAAGGAGTCACCCAGCGGAGACGCGGATGAACTGTAG
- a CDS encoding lamin tail domain-containing protein — MRVSRGRLVLVVVLFVSLAGCAALTDSATTNGDGPVDSPTTPESGENAVAANGTLEVHFINVGQSASTLLITPTGETLLIDSGDWPEEGEYVVNYLQEIGVDRIDHLVTSHADADHIGGHAAVIEYFETEGEGVGAVYDPGLASSSETYSRYLDAVEEYEVPLYQTREGAQMPVDGVDVSVLGPPQDLLANGQRNENSLVLRVTHGETSFLFTGDAEVEGEEALVDEFGSELDSTVFKAGHHGSRSSSRSSLLDAVQPQVVVVTSAYDSQYGHPHEETLQRFASRSIPTYWTATHGNVVVYSNGSAVSIATQNEAPTDPTSLRSGGPVEPGTYSEAVVRETIVGTGSVAPATDVATDGGGELSLVDINADAEGNDNENLNDEYVVLENSGDATLDLSGWELVDEAGKTFEFPDDFTLAPGERVTIHSGSGTDSATDLYWGQETAVWNNGGDTVIVRTDDGTVVIEESY; from the coding sequence ATGCGCGTTTCACGCGGCAGGCTAGTTCTCGTCGTCGTCCTTTTCGTCAGTCTCGCTGGCTGTGCGGCCCTCACTGATTCAGCCACCACGAACGGAGACGGCCCCGTCGACAGCCCAACCACACCCGAGAGTGGAGAGAACGCAGTAGCGGCGAACGGCACGCTGGAGGTCCACTTCATCAACGTCGGGCAATCAGCCAGCACTCTGCTGATCACGCCGACCGGAGAGACCCTGCTCATCGATAGCGGGGACTGGCCGGAAGAAGGCGAGTACGTGGTCAACTACCTGCAGGAGATCGGCGTTGACCGCATTGACCATCTCGTGACTTCGCACGCCGACGCGGACCATATCGGCGGCCACGCAGCGGTCATCGAGTACTTCGAGACGGAGGGCGAGGGTGTCGGGGCCGTCTACGATCCCGGTCTCGCGTCGAGTTCGGAAACCTACAGCCGTTATCTGGACGCCGTCGAGGAGTACGAGGTGCCCCTCTACCAGACTCGCGAAGGCGCACAGATGCCTGTGGATGGCGTCGACGTCTCGGTGCTCGGTCCACCACAGGATCTCCTCGCGAACGGACAGCGCAATGAGAACAGCCTCGTACTCCGTGTGACCCACGGCGAAACGAGCTTCCTCTTCACCGGTGATGCCGAAGTCGAGGGTGAGGAAGCACTCGTCGACGAATTCGGTAGCGAACTCGATTCGACCGTGTTCAAAGCCGGCCACCACGGCAGTCGCTCCAGCTCCCGGTCGAGTCTCCTCGACGCCGTCCAGCCACAGGTCGTCGTGGTCACTAGTGCGTACGACTCCCAGTACGGCCATCCGCACGAGGAGACGCTCCAGCGCTTCGCCAGCCGGTCGATTCCGACCTACTGGACTGCAACCCACGGGAACGTCGTGGTCTACAGCAACGGGAGCGCGGTCAGTATCGCGACCCAGAACGAAGCGCCGACGGACCCGACGTCGCTCCGCTCCGGAGGCCCCGTCGAACCAGGGACCTACAGCGAGGCGGTCGTCCGAGAGACGATTGTGGGGACTGGCTCGGTTGCTCCCGCGACCGATGTGGCCACCGACGGTGGCGGTGAGCTCTCGCTCGTGGACATCAACGCCGATGCCGAAGGGAACGACAACGAGAACCTCAACGACGAGTACGTCGTGCTCGAGAACAGCGGCGATGCGACGCTGGACCTGAGTGGCTGGGAGCTCGTCGACGAGGCCGGGAAGACGTTCGAGTTCCCTGACGACTTCACGCTGGCGCCCGGCGAGCGTGTGACCATCCACAGTGGCAGCGGTACCGACTCGGCCACGGACCTGTACTGGGGGCAGGAGACAGCCGTCTGGAACAATGGCGGCGATACCGTGATTGTGCGTACTGACGATGGGACCGTCGTCATCGAGGAGAGCTACTGA
- a CDS encoding outer membrane protein assembly factor BamB family protein has protein sequence MISASHSDRPLPDVPTGAWTQYGANEENTFTTNVSAPSQGNLAWVSDAFTRWQPVVSDGTVYMTNFDPSLDGSAIALDAKDGTEQWRTTLNASGENGSVLVDDLFIVAYDTELAALDSKTGERVWTKTTNGIDFSEQIVADETTGVVLVASDDGIEAFEAVTGEKRWETNTVRRPNLAPAVYDGRVFAVENVDEAPSLVAISMEDSSERWRSELTSAPESAAPVATQDGVIVDDAHTLVVYNRETGDQRRELYSFGEGTYDAPRTVAVDDGTVFATNESRAVALDSETGTERWRRDAPSYDHGICIGAETVVVPVDDPEFSPRKKTITALDRESGERRWRYALDRGHHVLVPPVLVDGAVFFSDPTIDGLAALGDVPPQDS, from the coding sequence TTGATCTCGGCCTCACACTCGGACAGGCCCCTGCCGGACGTTCCCACCGGAGCTTGGACACAGTACGGAGCCAACGAGGAAAATACGTTCACAACAAACGTATCCGCTCCATCACAGGGGAACCTAGCGTGGGTGTCGGACGCCTTCACACGCTGGCAGCCGGTAGTCTCCGATGGAACGGTATACATGACGAACTTCGACCCCAGCCTCGATGGAAGTGCGATTGCACTCGACGCAAAGGACGGCACCGAACAGTGGCGCACCACACTCAACGCCAGCGGGGAAAACGGGAGTGTTCTCGTTGACGACCTGTTCATCGTGGCGTACGACACGGAACTTGCCGCACTCGATTCCAAGACAGGCGAGCGGGTTTGGACGAAAACAACGAACGGAATCGACTTTTCGGAACAGATCGTTGCGGACGAAACCACCGGGGTCGTACTGGTTGCTTCTGACGACGGTATCGAGGCGTTCGAGGCAGTGACAGGAGAGAAACGCTGGGAAACCAACACGGTACGTCGACCCAACCTTGCCCCTGCTGTGTACGACGGACGAGTGTTCGCCGTCGAGAACGTAGATGAAGCGCCATCTCTCGTTGCCATCTCCATGGAGGATAGTTCGGAGCGTTGGCGGAGTGAGCTTACGTCAGCACCCGAGTCCGCTGCGCCCGTTGCGACCCAGGACGGAGTGATCGTGGACGACGCGCACACGCTCGTCGTCTATAACAGGGAAACTGGCGACCAGCGCCGTGAACTCTACTCGTTCGGCGAGGGCACATATGATGCACCTCGGACAGTTGCCGTCGACGACGGAACCGTGTTCGCTACCAATGAGTCTAGGGCCGTCGCACTCGACAGCGAAACCGGAACGGAACGATGGCGCCGCGACGCTCCATCGTACGACCATGGAATCTGTATCGGAGCCGAAACCGTCGTGGTCCCGGTCGACGACCCCGAGTTTTCACCCAGGAAGAAGACGATCACCGCGCTCGATCGTGAATCAGGCGAGAGACGCTGGCGCTACGCGTTAGATCGAGGTCATCACGTCTTGGTACCGCCGGTACTGGTCGACGGAGCTGTGTTCTTTTCAGACCCCACCATCGACGGTCTCGCGGCTCTCGGTGACGTGCCGCCACAGGATAGCTAG
- a CDS encoding DUF7344 domain-containing protein translates to MPADNCHPGKRERADELLTTLSDSIRREIIHYFENYTEESNSSLDELATHIAERMPAESQENLMLKLPQTHLSKLQSRGWVSYDKQTGQIRYHGNEEAKQLLADVREMF, encoded by the coding sequence ATGCCTGCAGATAATTGTCATCCCGGAAAAAGGGAGCGGGCTGACGAACTACTTACAACGTTATCCGACTCGATCCGACGTGAGATCATTCACTATTTCGAGAATTACACCGAGGAATCGAATTCGTCCCTCGACGAACTGGCTACTCACATAGCAGAACGTATGCCAGCCGAAAGCCAGGAAAACCTCATGCTGAAACTCCCGCAAACGCACTTATCGAAGCTCCAATCGCGTGGATGGGTCAGCTATGATAAGCAAACCGGGCAGATCAGGTATCATGGCAATGAAGAGGCGAAGCAATTGTTGGCCGATGTTCGTGAAATGTTCTAA
- a CDS encoding ArdC-like ssDNA-binding domain-containing protein, whose protein sequence is MPCETPQTDSTEPNESRARVEFDDSDSRRDEMHDSLEAWVEQFAELSDEARASNELQEWLDVQSRFHDYSYRNTLLIKHQCPEATRVAGYNTWRNEFDRHVSKGESAIWIWAPIIAKRCPDCGNSQSYHASSDCEYDERPPEEWEKGLVGFKPVPVFDVSQTEGEPLPELDTTAHGDGSEDELLDALLEAAPKLGVRVNLVPPEDWTHGDAAGVCTERSTYDCSLLVEVEDVGNDAQVASVLAHEYTHALLHFDVDDVDEREKREVEAESTAYVVSQYFGLDASNSAFYVAAWEGEPAEAIQERLQRIVDTAQEIIDAIELTQ, encoded by the coding sequence ATGCCCTGTGAGACACCTCAGACCGATAGTACCGAACCTAACGAATCCCGAGCAAGAGTCGAGTTCGACGATTCCGACAGTCGTCGCGACGAGATGCACGACTCGCTCGAAGCGTGGGTCGAACAGTTCGCCGAACTCTCGGACGAAGCGAGAGCCAGCAACGAACTCCAGGAGTGGCTAGACGTCCAGTCACGGTTCCACGACTACTCCTATCGGAACACACTCCTGATCAAGCACCAGTGCCCCGAGGCGACACGCGTTGCGGGCTACAACACGTGGCGGAACGAGTTCGACCGTCACGTCTCGAAGGGCGAGTCGGCGATCTGGATATGGGCACCCATTATCGCGAAGCGATGTCCCGACTGTGGGAACTCACAGTCCTACCACGCCAGCAGCGACTGTGAGTACGACGAGAGACCACCTGAGGAGTGGGAGAAGGGACTCGTCGGGTTCAAACCCGTGCCCGTGTTCGACGTATCCCAGACCGAGGGTGAACCCCTCCCCGAGCTCGATACGACTGCCCACGGAGACGGGAGTGAGGACGAACTGCTCGATGCGCTGCTCGAGGCGGCACCGAAGCTGGGAGTTCGTGTGAACCTCGTACCTCCCGAGGACTGGACCCACGGAGACGCTGCAGGCGTCTGTACCGAACGAAGCACGTACGATTGCTCCTTGCTCGTCGAGGTCGAGGACGTAGGGAACGACGCACAGGTGGCCAGTGTGCTCGCTCACGAATACACTCATGCCCTGCTGCACTTCGACGTCGATGACGTGGACGAACGCGAGAAGCGTGAGGTCGAAGCTGAGAGTACCGCCTACGTGGTCTCACAATACTTCGGGCTCGATGCCTCGAACAGCGCGTTCTACGTCGCCGCCTGGGAGGGCGAGCCGGCAGAGGCGATTCAGGAGCGTCTACAGCGAATTGTGGATACAGCGCAGGAGATCATCGACGCGATCGAACTGACACAGTAG
- a CDS encoding J domain-containing protein, whose translation MTYDYYSVLDLENEAPIVEVQRKYREKVKETHPDVSENPNSERQFRQVREAYEVLSDREKRSRYHQAKHDHFVAEFGGFTSEELEQVNEVHIQSADVISKAQAEPIDSTTSETSKASQRDTKQVKDPMSLWEILIQGRIASNDHTWVYAVRNIAFLTLLYVIFRVIEVFNSPVDVAGAGLLIGLVVALALRGVYLTWLHSIRKSHIKIDHSPEPDAFAIPAPFAVGVVGYFLSLFLVFSPEIQSLGNQLFISISSFAGFWGVIILLIGYFGIILAIGWGTADDYYNLKYEINPPLWNFVIQLPLFLIIAVLSMGTGPVFRIAISIIMTTPFVIAILYMDKYHSEIFHEVGWKVRNFTG comes from the coding sequence ATGACCTACGACTACTATTCTGTATTGGACTTGGAGAACGAAGCTCCTATTGTTGAAGTTCAACGTAAGTACCGCGAAAAGGTAAAGGAAACACATCCTGATGTGAGTGAGAATCCTAATTCTGAACGCCAATTCAGACAGGTCCGAGAAGCATATGAAGTATTATCAGATAGAGAGAAACGAAGTAGATATCATCAGGCAAAACACGACCACTTTGTAGCAGAATTTGGGGGGTTTACATCTGAGGAGTTAGAACAAGTAAATGAAGTACATATTCAGTCTGCGGACGTTATCTCAAAAGCCCAGGCTGAACCGATTGATTCTACTACGTCTGAGACCTCTAAGGCTTCACAACGGGATACTAAACAAGTTAAAGATCCGATGTCCCTTTGGGAGATTCTAATTCAGGGAAGAATTGCCAGTAACGATCATACGTGGGTTTATGCGGTCAGAAACATAGCGTTTCTTACATTGTTATATGTAATATTTAGGGTTATCGAAGTGTTCAATTCCCCCGTGGACGTGGCTGGAGCAGGTTTACTAATAGGTCTGGTCGTTGCGTTGGCCCTGCGCGGAGTTTATCTCACCTGGCTACATTCTATCCGAAAAAGTCACATAAAAATCGACCACTCTCCTGAACCAGATGCATTTGCAATTCCGGCCCCGTTCGCAGTCGGTGTTGTCGGCTACTTTTTATCACTATTCTTAGTTTTCTCCCCTGAAATTCAATCACTCGGGAATCAATTATTTATTTCAATTAGTAGCTTTGCTGGGTTTTGGGGTGTGATTATCTTACTAATTGGGTATTTTGGTATTATTCTCGCGATCGGGTGGGGGACTGCTGATGACTATTACAACCTAAAATACGAAATCAATCCACCTCTATGGAATTTCGTAATTCAGCTCCCACTATTCTTGATCATTGCAGTCCTATCAATGGGGACTGGCCCTGTATTTCGAATAGCGATCTCAATAATAATGACCACCCCATTCGTCATAGCAATTTTATATATGGATAAGTACCACTCTGAAATTTTTCATGAAGTAGGTTGGAAAGTCAGGAATTTCACGGGGTGA
- a CDS encoding helix-turn-helix transcriptional regulator encodes MHDLTGFQRDLLYVIAGLDEPKGLTVKDELEDYYQKEIHHGRLYPNLDTLVDKGLVEKGQMDRRTNFYKLTRRGRREIGDRGEWQAQYIDTSA; translated from the coding sequence ATGCATGATCTGACTGGCTTCCAGCGCGATCTGCTCTACGTCATTGCCGGTCTCGACGAACCCAAGGGCCTTACAGTCAAAGACGAGCTCGAAGATTACTACCAGAAGGAGATTCACCACGGCCGCCTCTACCCGAACCTCGACACGCTCGTCGACAAGGGACTCGTCGAGAAAGGGCAGATGGACCGTCGGACCAACTTCTACAAGCTGACTCGCCGTGGCCGGCGTGAAATCGGCGACAGAGGAGAGTGGCAAGCGCAGTACATCGATACTTCGGCCTGA
- a CDS encoding DUF7837 family putative zinc-binding protein produces the protein MSTQGPYLSDCPHCGCEILSHYTLVEYSGGVWAECPECQDVVDSQ, from the coding sequence ATGAGCACTCAGGGCCCGTACCTCAGTGACTGCCCGCACTGCGGTTGTGAGATTCTGTCTCACTATACCCTGGTTGAGTATTCAGGCGGTGTCTGGGCTGAATGCCCCGAGTGTCAGGATGTCGTCGACTCACAGTAA
- a CDS encoding type II toxin-antitoxin system PemK/MazF family toxin has product MSYQRGDVVWGPDPFKSGENPRPWLILNNDSHPFGDEEYMTVTLTTTPHDEGIPLEDADWVEGGMPGQSFASPWVVASPKHAAIVRRQGRLEESFVQTVVEALETYLEPPTEE; this is encoded by the coding sequence ATGAGCTATCAGCGAGGCGATGTCGTCTGGGGCCCCGATCCGTTCAAATCCGGGGAGAACCCGCGGCCGTGGCTGATACTCAATAACGACAGCCACCCGTTCGGTGACGAGGAGTACATGACTGTCACGCTGACGACGACGCCCCACGATGAGGGAATTCCTCTTGAAGACGCTGACTGGGTCGAGGGAGGAATGCCTGGACAGAGTTTCGCTTCGCCATGGGTGGTGGCGTCGCCGAAGCATGCCGCGATTGTCCGGCGGCAGGGCCGGCTAGAGGAGTCGTTCGTTCAGACTGTCGTCGAAGCTCTCGAGACCTATCTCGAACCACCGACCGAGGAATGA
- a CDS encoding MarR family transcriptional regulator, translated as MPIDIETFESSPEDHLQNRGETNADRVMRFLAAHPDQAFTQSEIRDATDVKAGSISVVLSRLEDRGLVRHKGNYWALGEADNVAAYMNMAESTRTANDRFGEEDMDEWLEHAVDDEDTE; from the coding sequence ATGCCTATCGACATCGAGACGTTCGAATCCTCTCCCGAGGACCACCTCCAGAACCGTGGAGAGACGAACGCCGACCGCGTGATGCGGTTCCTCGCTGCCCATCCCGACCAGGCGTTCACCCAGAGCGAAATCCGCGACGCCACCGACGTGAAAGCTGGGAGCATCAGCGTTGTCCTCTCGCGTCTCGAAGATCGTGGGCTCGTCCGTCACAAAGGCAACTACTGGGCTCTCGGCGAGGCCGACAACGTCGCTGCCTACATGAACATGGCCGAGAGCACGCGAACAGCCAACGACCGCTTCGGTGAGGAGGACATGGACGAGTGGCTGGAGCATGCCGTCGACGACGAGGACACTGAATGA
- the deoC gene encoding deoxyribose-phosphate aldolase: MDRTPDEIASTIQHTEVGPTADRDRIIELCDECVEYGFDGAMVLPCWVSLARERLDGTDVTVCSAAGFPMGGDNRIAKAAAVRDAVAAGAEEVDVMPNIGYLKSGMDEKLREEMELVVEASGDAVCKAMLELGALDEAESERITELAIEAGFDYIKTSSGWGEGGKATVERVEFLAERAPEHVGVKASGGIRTLDDANELLDAGAELLGSSSGVAIVEGGRGDGEY; this comes from the coding sequence ATGGACAGAACACCGGACGAGATTGCCTCGACGATTCAACACACGGAAGTAGGGCCGACTGCCGATCGTGACAGGATTATCGAGCTCTGCGACGAGTGCGTCGAGTACGGGTTTGACGGTGCGATGGTGTTGCCCTGCTGGGTCTCGCTTGCGCGGGAACGGCTCGATGGGACCGACGTAACCGTCTGCTCGGCCGCCGGGTTCCCCATGGGTGGGGACAATCGAATCGCGAAGGCGGCTGCTGTTCGTGACGCCGTCGCGGCGGGTGCCGAGGAGGTTGACGTGATGCCGAACATCGGCTATCTCAAGTCCGGTATGGACGAGAAGCTTCGCGAGGAAATGGAACTGGTCGTCGAGGCGTCCGGTGACGCTGTCTGCAAGGCGATGTTGGAACTCGGCGCGCTCGACGAGGCTGAGTCCGAGCGCATCACCGAACTCGCGATCGAGGCGGGCTTCGACTACATCAAGACCTCGAGTGGGTGGGGCGAAGGAGGCAAAGCAACTGTAGAGCGCGTCGAGTTCCTCGCCGAGCGCGCACCCGAGCATGTTGGCGTGAAGGCAAGCGGCGGCATCCGGACGCTCGATGATGCAAACGAACTACTGGATGCTGGTGCGGAACTGCTCGGTTCCTCTAGTGGCGTCGCGATCGTCGAGGGGGGACGGGGAGATGGGGAGTACTGA
- a CDS encoding ribokinase yields MQTNYWMLVRNCSVPLVASRSSRGDGEMGSTEPAIAVVGSYNVGLVTEVPRFPVPGETVTGSTYREVPGGKGSNQAIGAARLGADAVFIGCVGGDAYAADAFDLWDREGVDASAVSQVETHTGVGTVLVDDRGENEIVVVPGANYHLGREQVADAADRIDDCDVLLVQLEVDDDAVRAAVETAAECGVDVVLNPAPARELPMDVLRNVDYLTPNESEARVLAGLSPDEDVDVGADLLELGVRTVVTTQGGDGAIVRDADGQTHVPTPTVDVVDTTGAGDAFNAAFAVALADGASTVEAARFGCRAGAVTTTEFDVVPALPTLDDIDTLDD; encoded by the coding sequence ATGCAAACGAACTACTGGATGCTGGTGCGGAACTGCTCGGTTCCTCTAGTGGCGTCGCGATCGTCGAGGGGGGACGGGGAGATGGGGAGTACTGAGCCCGCGATCGCCGTCGTCGGCAGCTACAACGTCGGTCTCGTCACGGAGGTCCCCCGGTTCCCGGTCCCCGGTGAGACCGTCACCGGGTCGACCTACAGGGAAGTACCCGGCGGGAAGGGGTCGAACCAGGCAATCGGCGCGGCCAGACTCGGTGCTGATGCGGTCTTCATTGGCTGTGTCGGCGGTGACGCTTACGCCGCGGACGCGTTCGACCTCTGGGATCGCGAAGGTGTCGACGCCAGCGCAGTCTCACAGGTCGAGACGCATACTGGCGTCGGGACTGTCTTGGTTGATGACCGCGGCGAGAACGAAATTGTAGTCGTCCCCGGTGCGAACTACCACCTCGGGCGCGAGCAGGTAGCCGACGCGGCAGACCGAATCGACGACTGCGACGTTTTGCTCGTCCAACTCGAGGTCGATGACGACGCGGTTCGGGCCGCCGTCGAGACAGCTGCCGAATGTGGGGTTGATGTCGTGTTGAACCCTGCACCGGCTCGTGAACTCCCGATGGATGTGCTTCGGAACGTCGACTACCTGACGCCCAACGAGAGCGAGGCGCGTGTGCTCGCTGGACTGTCACCGGACGAGGACGTCGATGTGGGCGCGGACCTGCTGGAACTGGGTGTCCGCACCGTCGTCACGACTCAAGGGGGAGATGGTGCCATCGTCCGGGACGCGGATGGTCAAACGCACGTTCCAACGCCCACAGTCGACGTCGTCGACACGACAGGGGCGGGAGACGCGTTCAACGCCGCGTTCGCCGTCGCGCTGGCCGACGGAGCATCGACAGTCGAAGCGGCACGGTTCGGCTGTCGGGCGGGGGCAGTGACGACAACCGAGTTCGACGTCGTCCCGGCCCTCCCGACCCTCGATGACATCGATACACTGGACGACTGA
- a CDS encoding MBL fold metallo-hydrolase yields the protein MEVTFQHANPHSGHESVLIRLSGDVTEQTACILFDSGTDVDVDGLLGDDEYLTAIVLTHAHLDHYATLGTNLRDGAPVYTSEPTAAILDTVLTEAATNYDISNVDAVVDALEPISDWTTVLGDVELRPVPAGHTPGAAGFLIRFDDGGETRTMLVTGDWTQRSAAGFPGLPTTLSPDAVFLTGATNEEFEGELTAAVETILERVQAGSTVLVTASGLAGVHIAALLAKLDTNDIDPPSVSITGHAAKLYETLGYDYSTVTSVPTFDDPDAILEPGTVTIAGPEVPVEGSAAKFYDCVQDDPGATLVQLTSGSVSPVESAGCTVDRFQYSNHPPEAAVDDLVEDLAPRQVVMMHQSGPALSRYKDRYDSFVWATTDWDEYKIYEDGTWVAPPWVNDRVARRLRSQQYGNGSSLGSFIDTEGVLSDVERNEVSLEAEGLDASAFRTWSQQSTPYPPKLESSTQNTEPEFEDTDTSISKHFEEIESRLSRVEQSLTDKEKADSSTHEVQIVDAGDGTLLLRLLNPDAITRNLTHGEMIKIRVVDTSD from the coding sequence ATGGAGGTCACCTTCCAGCACGCGAACCCCCACTCTGGGCACGAGTCGGTACTAATCCGACTCTCAGGGGACGTGACCGAGCAAACAGCGTGTATCCTCTTCGATTCAGGCACAGACGTCGACGTCGATGGGCTACTCGGGGACGACGAATACCTCACAGCAATCGTCCTCACCCATGCTCATCTGGACCATTACGCAACCCTAGGCACGAATCTGCGTGATGGCGCTCCCGTCTACACCTCCGAACCGACAGCGGCTATCCTCGACACTGTCCTGACCGAAGCAGCAACCAACTACGACATCTCAAACGTCGACGCTGTCGTCGACGCACTCGAACCGATTTCGGACTGGACGACAGTCCTGGGCGATGTCGAACTTCGACCCGTTCCAGCCGGACATACACCTGGTGCAGCCGGGTTTCTGATTCGGTTCGACGACGGTGGTGAGACCAGAACGATGCTCGTGACCGGGGACTGGACGCAGCGATCTGCTGCCGGGTTCCCCGGTCTCCCCACGACGCTCTCGCCCGACGCCGTCTTCCTGACTGGCGCAACCAACGAAGAGTTCGAGGGCGAACTCACCGCCGCCGTCGAGACGATTCTCGAGCGCGTGCAGGCCGGGTCGACCGTCCTCGTCACCGCCAGTGGACTGGCCGGCGTTCACATCGCCGCACTCCTGGCCAAACTCGACACGAACGACATCGATCCGCCATCAGTCTCGATTACTGGTCACGCCGCGAAACTGTACGAAACCCTCGGGTACGACTATTCAACTGTAACGTCTGTTCCGACGTTCGACGATCCTGATGCAATCCTCGAACCCGGCACTGTGACCATCGCCGGGCCGGAGGTACCTGTCGAGGGGAGCGCTGCGAAGTTCTACGACTGCGTTCAAGACGACCCGGGGGCAACGCTAGTACAGCTCACGAGCGGGAGTGTCTCACCGGTCGAGTCTGCCGGCTGTACCGTCGACCGCTTCCAGTACAGCAACCATCCACCAGAGGCGGCTGTCGACGACCTCGTCGAGGACCTTGCCCCGAGACAGGTCGTCATGATGCACCAGTCCGGGCCAGCGCTCTCCCGGTACAAGGACCGCTACGACAGCTTCGTGTGGGCAACCACGGACTGGGACGAATACAAAATCTACGAAGATGGGACATGGGTGGCACCACCGTGGGTGAACGACCGTGTCGCCCGCCGGCTTCGTAGCCAGCAGTACGGAAACGGGAGCAGCCTCGGCTCGTTCATCGACACCGAGGGAGTACTGTCTGATGTGGAACGGAACGAGGTCAGCCTGGAAGCAGAGGGTCTCGATGCCTCCGCGTTCAGGACCTGGTCTCAACAATCGACTCCGTACCCACCGAAGTTGGAGTCTTCGACCCAGAATACTGAACCAGAGTTCGAAGATACGGATACTAGCATTTCCAAGCACTTTGAAGAGATTGAATCACGTCTTTCCCGAGTCGAACAGTCGCTCACTGACAAAGAGAAGGCTGATTCATCCACCCATGAGGTTCAAATCGTCGACGCTGGCGACGGTACTCTTCTCTTGCGTCTTCTAAATCCAGATGCTATAACACGAAATCTGACACATGGTGAGATGATCAAGATTCGAGTGGTGGACACATCTGACTAG